The DNA region CCCGAGTGCGGCATCGAGGGGCGGGCGAAGGTGCTGGGCGTCGGGCCCTGCCCCCCCATCCCGCCGGGCCCCGGCCGGGTCGTGACCGCCACGTTCCACCATCAGGCCGCGGCGACGATCGACGTAGCGGTCGAGGGGCTCGCCGAGCCGATCGGCGCCACCCCCAACCACCCCTTTTGGAGCGAGACCGAGCAGCGGTTCGTCCGCGCCGACCAGTTACGCCCCGGCGAGGAGGTCCGCACGCTGCACGGCACGACCCGCGTCGCCAGCGTCTCGACCCGCGGCCCCCCCGAGCCCGTCTACAACCTGGAGGTCCATGCCGAGCACGTGTATCGCGTCGGTGCGGCTCGGTTACTGGTGCATAACGGAAATCCATGTGCAGCACCGTTGCCTGACCCGCGAAAACGCCCTGGCTACGATCCTGGCGACATCCACCAAGATCACCCTGTTGCTAGATCACTTGGTGGTGACCCAGACGTTACTCGCCCATTCCCGGCTGCGTCGAATCTTCGCAAGGGTGGTTTGGAAGGCGAGCTGCGGCGGTATGAAGAGTATCTACGCCGCAACACCGATTTCGATGACGAAACAATACGCAGCGTTATTCAATCTGAAATTGATGGTTTAGCACGGGATGTAATTGCTTCGCCGTTCGGCAAGGTCTTCCCGGGGGGGGCGCCACCAAGTGCTCCCTGAGATCGCAGTATCGCTGAACGTAGCCGAAATAGACGGGCGTAGAATTGAGGGAGGACTGCGCATTGAGAGGTTCGAGTCCATGCTCGGCAAACCAGATCGATGCAACGTACCCGGCTGGCGATTAAAGCATGTATTTATTCCATACGACGACAATGTCGTGTACCTCTTCGATCAACATGGAATAGCATTGAATGAGCACAAGACATCAAAGCTTGTACATGCGTTAGTGGTCAATCTTGAATTAGAGCAAGTAAGGTATGCAACTAAGAAGCGATTTCCAGGCACTCTAACTGTTCTTGGCGTACCTGTTGTCGCAGGTATGCGATTCGACGAGTTCAGCAGTCAATGCGAACACAACTTCACTGCCCACCTTGGCCACGCTTGGTTCCTAGATGGCGAGCGATTATCCATTCAGTTCGAGATAAAGAAGGCGAAAGGCAAGTACGGATTGGAAAGAGGAGTGATTCAATACGTTAGCGTTGGTTTTCGTGGAGCCCACAAGCACGAAGAGCATGTTTAGCGTTTGCTGACGGCTCGTGATCTATGGCTACAATGCGACATAAAGACTACGCCATCATCGCCACGCTGCTCATCGCGGCGGCGACTTGCCTATGGCTGGGGCTGTCGCCCGACCAACCCACGATCCAGCCCGTGGTGGCGACGACCCCCGTGTCGCTCTCGTCGCCGCGGGTGGTTGAGCAACGGATCGAGACGATCCGTGTCGGCCAGCGGGTGTGGGTCGGCGAGAACCCCTCCAGCGAGCTCGACCTCCGCTTCGGCGACGATGTCGTCTGCGCCGATTGGCGGCAGATGACGCTGCGGGCGCCCAAGCGTGGCGGCGGCCACGCCGAGGTCGAGATGCTCCGCCCCGCCTGGTGGCTGGAAGAGCACGGCGTGCGTGCCGGCGGCGAGGTCGATATCGAGGTCCCCGAGTGCGGCATCGAGGGGCGGGCGAAGGTGCTGGGCGTCGGGCCCTGCCCCCCCATCCCGCCGGGCCCCGGCCGGGTCGTGACCGCCACGTTCCACCATCAGGCCGCGGCGACGATCGACGTAGCGGTCGAGGGGCTCGCCGAGCCGATCGGCGCCACCCCCAACCACCCCTTCTGGAGCGAGACCGAGCAGCGGTTCGTCCGCGCCGATCAGTTACGCCCCGGAGAAGAGGTCCGCACGCTGCACGGCACGGCCCGCGTCGCCAGCATCTCGCCCCGCGGCCCCCCCGAGCCCGTCTACAACCTGGAGGTCCACGCCGAGCACGTCTATCGCGTCGGTGAGACTGGACTGCTGGTGCATAATGGGAACCCATGCAACTTTGTACCATCAGCAGAGCTGGAAGCATCCGCCAGAACCTTACATGTAACGAAAGTAAGGAACTCCTCAAAAGAAGTTGTACATGCATCCGATCAAGCAAAGGCGCGCCATGTCTTCGGGTCCAAGGGCGATGCCACGCAGGCAATTAAAGACTTAACCCAAAGGATAAAATCCCAGGGCTTCCCGAAGGGCACTACCATCGATCCTAAAGACCCAAATTCTGTCTTAGTTCCGATTGGAAATGGCTATGCCGTTTTCTCGATTAAGAAGGGCAGAGCACAGATCGAAACGATAATAGACTAGCACATCTGCCCCCCGTACGATTTGACTCCAACAGTGTGAGCGAGATTCGTGCGCCCCTGCTATGACCTTCTTGCAGTAGTACCGCGGATATCAAGGCATTCACGATGCACAACTCTGACTATTACAACTGCTGGAGATCTGCTAACGCCGCTAGACTTCCTGCGTTTCTGCAGGCATTCTCAGTTCGATATCGGCCCATTGCGACTCATGAATGTCAAAGCAAGCATTGCGATTGTTCGGGCGAAGTGTTCTCGATAGACCATAGCGGCGGCGTACCGCGACTTCAATGCACTTCGTGCGAGTCCAAAGCATTCTTACATCCAGTTGATGCCGACAGCCTCGAAGAAGCCGATTCCGAAGACCATGAAGAGTGCGATGACTGCAGCCGGAGTGCGTTTAATGTTGCAGTGGGAAGAACGAGAACCTTTAATACAGAGGAGTCAGGTGATTCTTGTTGGACGTATCTTGGGGTGCGATGCTGCAGCTGCGGCTTGCTTTCGTGCATCAACAGCGACTGCCCGTCCCCTCTCCCTCCAATGCCGTTTAATCCATCAAGGTTGTGCAGCCTCGCGTTGATCGACCAGGCGAGCATGCCATGGCTCTCAGGGGAGCTCAGGCAATGCACGAAAGGGGTCTGGAAGAACGCCTTCACGTTGCATTTTGTAGATTCAGAGAACGCAAATGAAGAGGGGGCAGAGTGGCAGTTTTGGCAGACTATTAGACTGGTTGATCGGGACGAAGGGCTTATTTTGATCGACATGTTGCAAAACGGCCGTGTGGGCGGAATCGAGTTCCACGGGCTTCGGTCCATTAGGCAACTGCGTTACCCCTAGGACGGAAAGTTTGCTGGGAACGGGTCTTTTATGTATACGTCCGGCGGTCCCCAGTGGTGTTATACGCATTCCAATCTGATATGGCGCGCCTCCACTAGCGCCCTCCCAGACTGGCCATCATGATATCGTGATCATCCCTGATGAAGGTCCGATCGGGGGACATCCAGCCGACGGCGCCCCGCCTTCGCAGTCGTAAGG from Pirellulimonas nuda includes:
- a CDS encoding Hint domain-containing protein, whose amino-acid sequence is MHSREITIIAALVIAAAACFWRGLTPDQPTAQPVVATTPVSLSPPRVVEQRIETIRVGQRVWVGENPSSELDLRFGDDVVCADWRLMKLRAPKRGGGHAEVEMLRPAWWLEEHGVRAGGEVDIEVPECGIEGRAKVLGVGPCPPIPPGPGRVVTATFHHQAAATIDVAVEGLAEPIGATPNHPFWSETEQRFVRADQLRPGEEVRTLHGTTRVASVSTRGPPEPVYNLEVHAEHVYRVGAARLLVHNGNPCAAPLPDPRKRPGYDPGDIHQDHPVARSLGGDPDVTRPFPAASNLRKGGLEGELRRYEEYLRRNTDFDDETIRSVIQSEIDGLARDVIASPFGKVFPGGAPPSAP
- a CDS encoding DUF7738 domain-containing protein, with the protein product MLPEIAVSLNVAEIDGRRIEGGLRIERFESMLGKPDRCNVPGWRLKHVFIPYDDNVVYLFDQHGIALNEHKTSKLVHALVVNLELEQVRYATKKRFPGTLTVLGVPVVAGMRFDEFSSQCEHNFTAHLGHAWFLDGERLSIQFEIKKAKGKYGLERGVIQYVSVGFRGAHKHEEHV
- a CDS encoding Hint domain-containing protein, whose protein sequence is MATMRHKDYAIIATLLIAAATCLWLGLSPDQPTIQPVVATTPVSLSSPRVVEQRIETIRVGQRVWVGENPSSELDLRFGDDVVCADWRQMTLRAPKRGGGHAEVEMLRPAWWLEEHGVRAGGEVDIEVPECGIEGRAKVLGVGPCPPIPPGPGRVVTATFHHQAAATIDVAVEGLAEPIGATPNHPFWSETEQRFVRADQLRPGEEVRTLHGTARVASISPRGPPEPVYNLEVHAEHVYRVGETGLLVHNGNPCNFVPSAELEASARTLHVTKVRNSSKEVVHASDQAKARHVFGSKGDATQAIKDLTQRIKSQGFPKGTTIDPKDPNSVLVPIGNGYAVFSIKKGRAQIETIID